In one Burkholderiales bacterium GJ-E10 genomic region, the following are encoded:
- a CDS encoding 2-polyprenyl-6-methoxyphenol hydroxylase codes for MAVVGTGVVGLAAALGCAQRGLRVRLIGPTPRLFEAAGDGPAPPGGGRPARFDPRIYAISEGSRRLLTDCKVWAQIDPARTCPVSRMQVAGDAGGRLRFDAYASCTERLATIGEESALLRALWLGCAMTPGIEHIPLQFHAATFDGGATRVHLVEGADGAATQMECDLLIGADGKNSSVRAAAGISAHAKPYGHIAFVANFACEHPHDGVAYQWFTPDEGIVALLPLPGNHVSLVWSAPDALAPQLESLPLPEFQRRVTERSGSVLGALEILGDRHAFPLRRLVVDRLVRPGLALMGDAAHVVHPLAGQGLNLGLQDVADLLLHLDTRESWRGIGDLVLLRRYERARAEPIALMRGTVGALATLFATPDAATRRLRNAGMSLVDALPPIKNALVRHALG; via the coding sequence GTGGCCGTGGTCGGGACCGGAGTCGTGGGACTGGCCGCCGCGCTGGGCTGCGCGCAGCGCGGGCTGCGCGTCCGCCTGATCGGCCCGACACCGCGCCTTTTCGAAGCGGCGGGGGATGGTCCGGCCCCGCCCGGCGGCGGCCGACCGGCCCGATTCGACCCGCGCATCTATGCGATCTCGGAAGGGTCGCGGCGGCTGCTCACGGATTGCAAGGTCTGGGCCCAGATCGACCCGGCGCGCACCTGCCCGGTATCGCGCATGCAGGTGGCCGGGGATGCGGGCGGGCGCCTGCGGTTTGACGCCTACGCGTCCTGCACCGAACGCCTCGCGACGATCGGGGAGGAAAGCGCGCTGTTGCGCGCGCTATGGCTCGGCTGTGCGATGACGCCGGGGATCGAGCACATTCCGCTCCAGTTCCACGCCGCGACATTCGATGGCGGGGCGACCCGCGTTCATCTGGTGGAGGGGGCGGACGGCGCCGCCACGCAGATGGAATGCGACCTGCTGATCGGGGCCGACGGGAAGAATTCCTCGGTCCGCGCCGCGGCCGGCATCAGCGCCCACGCGAAGCCGTATGGCCACATCGCCTTCGTGGCCAACTTCGCCTGCGAGCACCCGCATGACGGCGTCGCCTATCAGTGGTTCACGCCCGATGAAGGCATCGTTGCGCTGTTGCCGCTACCCGGCAACCATGTCTCCCTGGTCTGGTCGGCGCCGGACGCGCTTGCACCGCAACTGGAATCCCTGCCGCTGCCGGAATTCCAGCGGCGGGTTACAGAGCGCAGCGGCAGCGTCCTCGGCGCCCTGGAAATCCTCGGCGACCGGCATGCCTTCCCGCTGCGCCGGCTGGTCGTCGACCGGCTGGTGCGGCCCGGACTGGCGCTGATGGGCGACGCGGCCCATGTCGTGCACCCGCTGGCCGGCCAAGGCCTGAACCTCGGGCTCCAGGACGTCGCGGACCTGCTGCTCCATCTGGATACGCGGGAATCCTGGCGGGGCATCGGCGACCTCGTGCTGCTGCGCCGCTATGAACGCGCGCGTGCCGAGCCGATCGCGCTCATGCGCGGCACGGTCGGCGCGCTTGCCACGCTCTTCGCGACGCCGGACGCGGCAACCCGCCGCCTGCGCAACGCCGGCATGTCCCTGGTCGATGCGCTGCCGCCGATCAAGAATGCGCTCGTGCGCCACGCCCTGGGGTGA
- a CDS encoding quinolinate synthetase: MRALDAVLVAHYYVDGAVQDLADATGGCVGDSLEMARFGRDHPARTLVVAGVRFMGETAKILSPDKRVLMPAVEATCSLDLGCPIDRFDAFCNQHPDRVVVVYANTSAAVKARADWVATSSTGLDIVRHLHEQGKKILWAPDIHLGQYLQQQTGADMLLWNASCIVHDEFKAAELEAMRKEHPRAKVLVHPESPAAVVAQADVVGSTTQLLRAAETLGAPEYIVATDNGILHKMRLAQPDKVFFEAPTAGRGATCKSCAHCPWMAMNELDRLADTLDAAVRGDRSQEIDVDRDLAARALIPIERMLAFAAARKAAGAPAPAPFLQAGSQGVGPA, encoded by the coding sequence TTGCGTGCGCTCGATGCCGTGCTCGTGGCGCATTACTACGTCGATGGCGCGGTGCAGGACCTTGCCGACGCAACCGGCGGTTGCGTCGGGGACTCCCTGGAAATGGCCCGGTTCGGGCGCGACCATCCCGCCCGGACGCTGGTCGTCGCGGGAGTGCGCTTCATGGGCGAAACCGCAAAGATCCTGAGCCCCGACAAGCGGGTGCTGATGCCGGCCGTCGAGGCGACATGTTCCCTCGACCTAGGGTGCCCGATCGATCGGTTCGACGCTTTTTGCAACCAGCATCCGGACCGGGTCGTGGTCGTGTACGCGAACACCAGCGCGGCGGTCAAGGCGCGTGCCGACTGGGTGGCGACATCGAGCACGGGGCTCGACATCGTGCGCCATCTCCACGAGCAGGGAAAGAAGATCCTCTGGGCGCCGGACATCCATCTCGGCCAATACCTGCAGCAACAGACCGGCGCGGACATGCTGTTGTGGAACGCCAGTTGCATCGTCCATGACGAGTTCAAGGCGGCCGAGCTGGAGGCGATGCGCAAGGAGCATCCGCGGGCCAAGGTGCTCGTCCATCCCGAATCGCCGGCCGCGGTCGTCGCGCAGGCCGACGTCGTCGGCTCGACCACCCAGTTGTTGCGCGCCGCCGAGACCCTGGGGGCGCCGGAATACATCGTCGCCACCGACAACGGCATCCTGCACAAGATGCGACTGGCCCAGCCGGACAAGGTCTTTTTCGAGGCGCCGACCGCGGGCCGTGGCGCAACCTGCAAGAGCTGCGCGCACTGCCCCTGGATGGCCATGAACGAACTCGACCGTCTGGCGGATACGCTGGATGCCGCCGTGCGGGGCGATCGCTCCCAGGAGATCGATGTCGATCGCGACCTGGCCGCCCGCGCGCTGATCCCGATCGAGCGCATGCTGGCGTTCGCTGCGGCGCGCAAGGCTGCGGGGGCCCCGGCGCCGGCGCCATTTCTTCAGGCGGGATCGCAAGGCGTGGGGCCTGCGTGA
- a CDS encoding nicotinate-nucleotide pyrophosphorylase: MTAARWCFADPGQIPVLEAAVAANVAAALAEDVGSGDCTAELLPAGATVDARLLVREPAVLCGKPWAESVFDRLDPRVTIEWAYPEGAQMAADSLVCRLHGPARAILTGERAAIDFLQTLSAVATATRRYVDAVAEVPGSRARILDTRKTIPGLRVAQKYAVRVGGGVNHRMGLYDAILIKENHIAAAGGVGPALRAAAGRGVPVQIEVETLAQLQEALTAGARSVLLDNFVPETMREAVALARAHARDTGTEPAVLEASGGVRLETVRGIAATGVDRISIGSLTKDVRAIDFSLRVA; encoded by the coding sequence GTGACGGCTGCGCGCTGGTGTTTTGCCGATCCCGGGCAGATCCCGGTACTCGAAGCGGCGGTGGCAGCCAATGTTGCTGCGGCCTTGGCCGAGGACGTCGGTTCCGGCGATTGCACCGCGGAACTGCTGCCGGCCGGGGCCACGGTCGATGCCCGGCTGCTGGTCCGCGAGCCGGCGGTCTTGTGCGGCAAACCCTGGGCGGAGTCGGTGTTCGATCGACTCGATCCGCGGGTCACGATCGAATGGGCGTATCCCGAAGGCGCGCAGATGGCCGCGGATTCGCTGGTGTGCCGCCTGCACGGTCCGGCGCGCGCGATCCTGACCGGCGAACGTGCGGCGATCGACTTTCTGCAAACCTTGTCGGCGGTTGCCACCGCGACGCGGCGCTACGTCGATGCGGTTGCCGAGGTGCCGGGGAGCCGGGCACGCATTCTCGATACGCGCAAGACGATCCCCGGCCTGCGCGTGGCGCAGAAGTACGCCGTGCGGGTCGGCGGGGGCGTCAACCATCGCATGGGACTCTATGACGCCATCCTGATCAAGGAGAACCACATCGCCGCAGCGGGAGGCGTGGGCCCGGCGCTACGGGCGGCGGCGGGACGGGGAGTGCCGGTGCAGATCGAAGTCGAGACCCTTGCGCAATTGCAGGAGGCGCTCACCGCCGGTGCGCGGTCGGTTCTGCTCGACAACTTCGTGCCGGAGACGATGCGGGAAGCGGTGGCGCTGGCACGCGCGCATGCCCGGGACACCGGGACGGAGCCGGCGGTGCTGGAGGCTTCGGGCGGCGTACGGCTGGAAACCGTGCGCGGGATCGCGGCGACGGGCGTCGACCGGATTTCGATCGGCAGCCTCACCAAGGACGTGCGCGCGATCGATTTTTCGTTGCGGGTGGCGTAA
- a CDS encoding pyridine nucleotide-disulfide oxidoreductase, protein MKILIVGGGMGGTILANNLARRLSHEIKTKKVRLTMLSASDRHMYQPGLLYVALGRASTDELYRDQASLLEPGIEFHVDPVEEFDLDKNRVKTKSGRTFDYDLIAIATGSRAVPEEIPGLAEHSINVYTEEAALKFWKTINAFRGGRIVISAGVPHKCPMIPPELTFTLYDFFRDRGLADKVSIHYTYPIGRLHSLEPVGKWMQGEFDQRGITSETLFNMKEVDGEKKVIRSIEGAETPFDLLVAVPGHKGMEVIEKNNLGKGGWIPVNRNRLNIEGRENAFALGDTTNLPISKAGSTAHFEAEALAENLAAIVKIGSPVRDYDGKVFCFIEAGKDKATYAMFNYTTPPDPKPPTKSIHWFKMAYNQLYWASARGLL, encoded by the coding sequence ATGAAAATTCTGATCGTAGGCGGCGGAATGGGCGGCACGATCCTGGCCAACAATCTGGCCCGGCGGCTGTCGCACGAAATCAAGACCAAGAAGGTGCGCCTGACGATGCTCTCCGCATCGGACCGGCACATGTATCAACCCGGACTGCTCTACGTCGCGCTGGGGCGTGCCTCCACGGACGAACTCTATCGGGATCAGGCAAGCCTGCTCGAGCCGGGAATCGAGTTCCACGTCGACCCCGTGGAGGAGTTCGATCTCGACAAGAACCGGGTGAAGACGAAAAGCGGCCGCACGTTCGATTACGACCTCATCGCCATCGCCACCGGTTCGCGTGCCGTGCCGGAAGAGATCCCCGGGCTGGCGGAGCATTCGATCAACGTCTACACCGAAGAAGCGGCGTTGAAGTTCTGGAAGACCATCAACGCCTTCCGCGGCGGGCGCATCGTGATCTCGGCGGGCGTGCCGCACAAGTGCCCGATGATCCCGCCCGAACTCACCTTCACGCTTTACGACTTCTTCCGCGACCGCGGACTGGCCGACAAGGTCTCGATCCACTACACCTACCCGATCGGCCGCCTGCACAGCCTGGAGCCGGTCGGCAAATGGATGCAGGGCGAGTTCGACCAGCGCGGCATCACCAGCGAAACGCTGTTCAACATGAAGGAAGTCGACGGCGAGAAGAAGGTGATCCGCAGCATCGAAGGGGCGGAGACGCCGTTCGATCTGCTGGTTGCCGTTCCCGGCCACAAAGGGATGGAGGTGATCGAGAAGAACAACCTCGGCAAGGGCGGCTGGATCCCGGTGAACCGGAACCGGCTCAACATCGAAGGACGCGAAAATGCGTTCGCGCTCGGCGACACCACCAACCTGCCGATCAGCAAAGCCGGATCGACGGCCCACTTCGAGGCCGAAGCGTTGGCGGAGAACCTCGCGGCGATCGTGAAGATCGGTTCGCCCGTGCGCGACTACGACGGCAAAGTGTTCTGCTTCATCGAAGCGGGGAAGGACAAGGCCACCTACGCGATGTTCAACTACACGACGCCCCCGGATCCGAAGCCGCCCACCAAGTCCATCCACTGGTTCAAGATGGCCTACAACCAGTTGTACTGGGCCAGCGCCCGCGGACTTTTGTAG
- a CDS encoding SirA family protein: MAKRHTIDARGTFCPGPLMELIAGIKLADVGDELEVLSSDEGSSADIPEWIRKVGHEMVSTSQESGVWHVVVRKTK; this comes from the coding sequence ATGGCGAAGCGACATACGATCGACGCGCGGGGAACGTTCTGTCCCGGGCCGCTGATGGAACTGATCGCCGGGATCAAGCTGGCGGACGTGGGGGATGAGCTCGAGGTGCTGTCCTCGGACGAAGGGTCGTCGGCGGACATCCCGGAATGGATTCGCAAGGTCGGCCACGAAATGGTTTCCACCTCCCAGGAGTCGGGGGTGTGGCACGTCGTGGTCCGCAAGACGAAGTAA
- a CDS encoding putative uncharacterized protein (Fragment) has protein sequence MSSSKLSILVVSGSIERLQMAAMVASVGAVSGTAVTVLLSMNSLQFFVRDNPSAPAPEGTFGQIMAGKKVPPFKDLFENAIELGDAKVHPCSMAMDVLGVKAGDLDGFLASPLGLTKFLTDSAGGQMLTF, from the coding sequence ATGAGTTCCTCCAAGCTCAGCATTCTGGTCGTCAGCGGCAGCATCGAGCGCCTGCAGATGGCCGCGATGGTCGCGTCGGTCGGCGCGGTGAGCGGAACGGCCGTCACCGTTCTGCTGTCCATGAATTCGCTGCAATTTTTCGTGCGCGACAATCCGTCCGCCCCGGCTCCGGAGGGAACTTTCGGTCAGATCATGGCCGGCAAGAAGGTTCCGCCATTCAAGGACCTGTTTGAAAATGCCATCGAACTCGGCGACGCCAAGGTGCATCCCTGTTCGATGGCGATGGACGTGCTCGGCGTCAAAGCCGGGGATCTGGACGGATTTCTTGCATCGCCTCTGGGGCTGACGAAGTTCTTGACCGACAGCGCAGGCGGGCAGATGCTTACGTTTTGA
- a CDS encoding uracil DNA glycosylase, with translation MLSRTPMHSNPCLRAPARAHFDALPAAWRTRLRDALADEASHRLVSFLDARIAAGARVYPPRPFAALEGCDPGDVRVVILGQDPYHGPGQAHGLAFSVPDGVRPPPSLRNMFRELQRDGICAQIPSTGNLASWAGQGVLLWNAVLTVEEGQANSHAGKGWEAITDAVLDAVARDPAPKVFLLWGAHAQARRGRIEAAAGGRHCILTANHPSPLSARRPPVPFLGCGHFSRANEFLVAQGRAPVAW, from the coding sequence ATGCTTTCCCGTACGCCGATGCATTCCAATCCATGCCTCCGCGCTCCCGCCCGAGCGCATTTCGACGCCCTCCCTGCGGCTTGGCGCACGCGACTGCGCGATGCGCTCGCCGACGAGGCGTCTCATCGCCTTGTCTCGTTTCTCGACGCGCGGATCGCCGCCGGAGCGCGAGTCTATCCGCCGCGCCCCTTTGCCGCGCTGGAGGGGTGCGATCCCGGTGACGTCCGGGTCGTGATCCTCGGCCAGGATCCCTACCACGGCCCCGGCCAAGCCCATGGGCTGGCGTTTTCCGTCCCCGACGGCGTGCGGCCGCCGCCCAGCCTGCGCAACATGTTCCGCGAACTCCAGCGCGACGGGATCTGCGCGCAGATCCCGTCCACGGGCAACCTCGCTTCCTGGGCGGGCCAAGGCGTGCTGTTGTGGAACGCGGTGCTGACGGTGGAGGAGGGGCAGGCCAACAGTCATGCCGGCAAGGGATGGGAGGCGATTACGGACGCGGTCCTTGACGCCGTGGCGCGCGACCCGGCCCCCAAGGTTTTCTTGCTCTGGGGGGCGCACGCGCAGGCGCGCCGCGGCCGGATCGAGGCGGCGGCCGGCGGGCGGCACTGCATCCTCACCGCCAACCACCCGTCGCCGCTCTCCGCACGGCGTCCGCCGGTGCCCTTCCTGGGTTGCGGGCACTTTTCCCGAGCAAACGAGTTCCTGGTTGCGCAGGGGCGGGCACCGGTGGCGTGGTGA
- a CDS encoding fibronectin type III domain-containing protein: MMILGRVAALLASLALAVPPAIAAECATWVWESDALHLIENPSDMRQAFSLARHRHITTLYLYADAVHDQGLLVRRAADYRHFIRRAHGAGLRVFALLGPDWRTSAMMMFQRVLDYNHSAAASERFDGVNLDIEPYNIDGWRRNEHELLRQYLDLGNALMDLKRASGQALVVGPAIPFWFSALSVRWRGVSGSVTQHVLAVFDYAVVMDYRNRADGEDGIIDHAAASLAIAAHEGKPVLIGIEVAPSKLGKSSFWERTERDLNRALFQTKHAFRDNQAFMGFAIEDYGSYREWLTRQAQAQEGK, encoded by the coding sequence ATGATGATTTTGGGCCGGGTTGCCGCACTGCTCGCGTCCCTGGCGCTGGCGGTTCCGCCCGCCATCGCTGCCGAATGCGCGACCTGGGTTTGGGAGTCGGATGCACTCCATCTGATCGAGAACCCGTCAGACATGCGGCAAGCGTTTTCCTTGGCGCGGCACCGACACATCACCACGCTCTACCTCTATGCGGACGCGGTCCATGACCAAGGCCTTCTGGTCCGCCGGGCGGCCGATTACCGGCACTTCATCCGGCGCGCCCATGGCGCAGGGCTGCGCGTATTCGCACTCCTCGGCCCCGACTGGCGAACCAGCGCCATGATGATGTTCCAGCGCGTGCTGGACTACAACCATTCCGCCGCAGCATCCGAGCGATTCGACGGGGTAAACCTCGATATCGAACCCTACAACATCGACGGGTGGCGGCGCAATGAACACGAACTCCTTCGACAATACCTTGACCTGGGCAACGCCTTGATGGACTTGAAGCGCGCCTCGGGCCAGGCGCTCGTGGTGGGGCCTGCAATCCCGTTCTGGTTTTCCGCGCTTTCGGTGCGATGGCGCGGCGTCTCCGGCAGCGTCACCCAACACGTCCTCGCAGTGTTCGACTATGCGGTCGTAATGGATTACCGGAACCGAGCAGATGGCGAGGACGGAATCATCGACCATGCCGCCGCATCCCTGGCAATCGCCGCGCATGAGGGGAAGCCGGTTCTGATCGGCATCGAGGTGGCGCCCAGCAAGCTGGGGAAATCCTCTTTCTGGGAGCGAACCGAGCGCGATCTGAACCGCGCACTCTTCCAAACGAAACATGCCTTCCGTGACAACCAGGCGTTCATGGGTTTTGCCATTGAGGACTACGGTTCGTATCGCGAATGGCTGACTCGCCAAGCACAGGCACAAGAAGGCAAATAA
- a CDS encoding phosphoglycerol transferase — protein MVNTKAGDTAPIAPQRAPSWISLPARRFLAALPALIAGFALLRIGGLIEGWPPGGTPHGASLVAGALADDFLEFGRYLPVLFLVSWPLLALPSKRARLLSIGGAWSAITLAQFGLTGYFLITRVPLGADLFSYSWKEIKTAAAGGYQPEPALVAAEAAALAALWLVLIWRIGNRERLPSGRSTAAIFTLGVALLLLAPHELPLAAETEYVHDLRLPKLAAFFDNNRGAIASDLLLATSADRLSKGPPTGGPILGFDYLAPRYPFLHAEHTPDVLGADFPDSGGRAPPNFVFVIVEGLGRSFSGPGAALGSFTPFLDRLAARSLYFENFLSGQGRTFAVLPTVFGSLPYGKEGFAALRDRMPDQPTLLSLLKKQGYRTRFFCGWDPTFDNETGFLRRQGVDEIYGVHDFGRVPPAKGYWGFEDGDLVSFVLAHEGHPPSGPFLDVVQTITMHTPYWFPGQRHYYPRLERRLDELGIPANQRDRYREQRAIYTSILYTDDALRRYFREAAKQPWFRNTIFLITGDHRLPEIPEGQWIDRYHVPLIIYSPMLTKPRLIKAVSSQFDITPSILAFLSKNHDLRSPPQVTWVGSGLDLGTTFRNVHEIPLKQTKATFNAFVHGRWALSRDTLYRLHDGLDAEPVGNGEMRAELQMRFRAFRAANDEFSRSNVLMPQDAATRLVSYDDSKRAPVISVAAKAGPSLAIGDVRVVVVGRARSLNIEVAAKNSGPHASPQVVPLAVLETARGRELRESYGTPLHIPGPGESRQRISMPIDDVPTGRYYLAVILSDPNKGGRIGDGRFHIPVTVAR, from the coding sequence ATGGTAAACACCAAGGCCGGCGATACGGCCCCCATCGCTCCACAGCGGGCGCCATCCTGGATCAGCCTTCCGGCACGGCGCTTTCTTGCTGCGCTGCCGGCGCTCATAGCGGGATTTGCGCTACTTCGTATCGGGGGGCTGATCGAGGGCTGGCCCCCCGGCGGCACCCCCCACGGGGCGTCGCTGGTCGCGGGCGCGCTTGCCGATGATTTCCTGGAGTTCGGCCGCTACCTTCCCGTGCTGTTTCTCGTCTCGTGGCCACTACTCGCGCTACCGTCGAAACGCGCCCGGCTTCTATCCATCGGCGGCGCATGGTCGGCGATCACCCTGGCGCAATTCGGACTGACAGGCTATTTCCTGATCACGCGCGTGCCTCTCGGAGCAGACCTGTTCAGCTACTCCTGGAAGGAGATCAAGACCGCGGCCGCCGGCGGATACCAGCCGGAGCCCGCCCTGGTCGCGGCGGAGGCGGCCGCCCTGGCCGCGTTGTGGCTCGTACTGATTTGGCGCATCGGCAATCGCGAACGCCTGCCTTCCGGTCGCTCGACCGCCGCAATCTTCACGCTGGGCGTCGCCCTGCTCCTTCTCGCCCCGCATGAACTACCGCTGGCGGCGGAAACGGAATACGTCCACGACTTGCGCCTGCCAAAACTCGCAGCCTTCTTCGACAACAACCGCGGCGCAATCGCCTCGGACCTGCTTCTCGCGACGTCCGCCGACAGATTGAGCAAAGGCCCGCCCACCGGCGGACCGATATTGGGTTTTGACTACCTGGCCCCCCGCTACCCGTTCCTTCATGCGGAACATACTCCCGACGTGCTCGGCGCGGACTTCCCGGACAGCGGAGGGCGCGCGCCCCCGAATTTCGTGTTCGTGATCGTCGAGGGATTGGGGCGCTCCTTCTCAGGCCCCGGCGCCGCCCTTGGCAGCTTCACGCCGTTCCTCGACCGACTTGCCGCCCGCAGCCTCTATTTCGAGAATTTTCTGTCGGGCCAGGGCCGAACTTTTGCCGTGCTACCAACGGTATTCGGATCGCTTCCGTATGGGAAGGAAGGGTTCGCTGCCCTGCGGGACAGAATGCCCGATCAGCCGACGCTATTGAGCCTTCTCAAAAAGCAAGGATACCGAACGAGATTCTTTTGCGGATGGGATCCAACGTTCGACAACGAGACCGGCTTCCTTCGGCGACAAGGGGTCGACGAGATATACGGCGTACACGACTTCGGTCGCGTCCCTCCCGCCAAGGGCTATTGGGGATTCGAGGACGGCGACCTCGTCTCGTTCGTACTGGCACACGAAGGACACCCCCCTTCCGGTCCGTTTTTGGACGTCGTTCAGACGATCACCATGCACACTCCGTACTGGTTCCCGGGCCAGAGACATTACTATCCGCGCCTGGAGCGGAGACTTGACGAACTTGGCATCCCAGCGAACCAGCGGGATCGTTACCGGGAGCAGCGGGCGATCTACACCTCGATCCTGTACACGGACGATGCCCTGAGGCGCTACTTCCGGGAGGCAGCCAAGCAACCGTGGTTCAGGAACACGATCTTCCTCATCACCGGCGATCATCGCCTTCCAGAAATCCCGGAGGGGCAGTGGATAGATCGCTATCACGTCCCGCTGATCATCTACTCACCGATGTTGACGAAGCCGCGACTCATCAAGGCCGTTTCGTCCCAGTTCGACATCACGCCCAGCATCCTGGCTTTCTTGTCCAAGAACCATGACCTACGCAGCCCGCCACAGGTCACGTGGGTCGGATCGGGACTGGATCTCGGGACAACCTTCCGCAATGTCCATGAAATTCCGCTCAAGCAGACCAAGGCGACATTCAATGCCTTCGTCCACGGACGGTGGGCGCTAAGCCGGGACACGTTGTATCGCCTACATGACGGATTGGATGCCGAGCCGGTGGGGAATGGCGAAATGCGGGCTGAATTGCAGATGCGATTCCGCGCATTTCGTGCGGCGAATGACGAGTTCTCGCGCAGTAACGTCCTGATGCCCCAGGACGCAGCCACCCGGTTGGTCTCCTACGACGATTCGAAGCGGGCCCCGGTCATTTCGGTCGCAGCCAAAGCCGGCCCCAGCCTGGCCATCGGCGATGTGCGGGTCGTGGTCGTCGGTCGCGCGAGGAGCCTCAACATCGAGGTAGCGGCAAAAAACTCAGGCCCACACGCCAGTCCGCAAGTGGTGCCGCTCGCCGTGCTGGAAACCGCGCGCGGGCGGGAGCTGCGCGAGTCCTATGGAACGCCGCTGCACATCCCGGGGCCCGGCGAAAGTCGCCAGCGCATTTCGATGCCAATTGACGATGTGCCGACCGGACGGTATTACCTGGCGGTGATCCTATCGGATCCGAACAAGGGCGGCCGGATCGGCGACGGACGATTTCACATCCCCGTCACCGTTGCGCGATGA
- a CDS encoding tetratricopeptide repeat-containing protein — protein sequence MGFDQQFQEARDLALHGHREAAIAAYSKLLERSPHNSDVLLGRGRVYSWMGNWPAAEKDLKAAVTASPHYADAWSALGDMYLWSDRPKLAAEAYGHWVALARNDPRALLQRGRAERNAGDRKAARADFLRALKEGAAPAEVKAYLESLQPIQGISSRPPDALNRNGFPWSASFGVDYTAFPSGGLHWFDTTTTIRRHFASGSLGFEELTAHAFHINDRAWAIDDYTDLWHRAYINLRYQQGTDVLFPRTRYRAELFQGVGHGWEFSGSYDRLNFPTPIELIGMSAAKYVGDWYIRWRHLYVPGTPGNPSYSNSDQVMVRDYYRGDADNYIQVTASYGLIEEPTGFILGPAYAQHSWAASASIVRFVTTHVGFGFGVDGGYGVEDEPYSSMGAFTTLYYRW from the coding sequence ATGGGATTCGACCAACAATTCCAGGAAGCACGCGATCTTGCGCTGCACGGGCATAGGGAGGCGGCGATTGCGGCATACAGCAAGCTACTCGAACGATCCCCGCACAACTCGGACGTCCTGCTTGGTCGCGGCCGCGTGTACTCCTGGATGGGGAACTGGCCAGCGGCCGAAAAGGACCTCAAGGCCGCAGTCACGGCCTCGCCCCATTATGCCGATGCATGGTCGGCGCTGGGGGACATGTATCTCTGGTCAGACCGGCCGAAACTCGCGGCCGAGGCGTACGGCCACTGGGTCGCGCTTGCGCGCAACGACCCCCGGGCGCTGCTACAGCGAGGGCGGGCCGAGCGCAATGCCGGGGACAGGAAAGCGGCACGCGCGGATTTCTTGAGGGCTTTGAAGGAAGGCGCCGCTCCCGCCGAAGTCAAGGCATACCTCGAATCGCTCCAGCCCATCCAGGGCATCAGTTCTCGGCCGCCGGACGCCCTAAACCGCAACGGCTTTCCATGGTCCGCCAGCTTTGGCGTCGACTACACCGCGTTCCCATCGGGCGGGCTGCACTGGTTCGACACCACGACGACGATCCGCCGCCATTTCGCGTCGGGCTCTCTGGGCTTTGAAGAACTTACCGCCCATGCCTTTCACATCAATGACCGGGCGTGGGCGATCGACGACTACACCGACCTCTGGCACCGCGCCTACATCAACCTGCGATACCAGCAGGGCACGGACGTCCTCTTTCCCCGCACGCGCTATCGGGCAGAGCTATTCCAAGGGGTAGGCCACGGCTGGGAATTCTCCGGAAGCTACGACCGCCTGAACTTTCCGACGCCGATCGAACTCATCGGAATGAGTGCCGCCAAGTACGTCGGAGACTGGTACATTCGCTGGCGACACCTCTACGTTCCAGGGACGCCCGGGAATCCTTCGTACAGCAATAGCGATCAAGTGATGGTGCGCGACTACTATCGCGGCGATGCGGACAATTACATTCAAGTGACCGCGTCGTACGGACTGATCGAAGAGCCAACGGGATTCATTCTTGGGCCGGCGTACGCACAGCACAGTTGGGCGGCCAGCGCCTCGATCGTTCGATTCGTGACCACCCATGTCGGGTTCGGGTTCGGAGTGGATGGCGGATACGGCGTCGAAGACGAACCCTACAGCAGCATGGGAGCCTTCACCACCTTGTATTACCGATGGTAA